The following coding sequences are from one Seonamhaeicola sp. ML3 window:
- the atpH gene encoding ATP synthase F1 subunit delta translates to MAGTRAAIRYAKAALSLASDQKAAEAVNKDMVAIAKTISENDELDQVFKSSVIKSDVKSAALAKIFPKLNKISLGLFDVLVSNKRIDLIGSVAEKYTVLFDELNGKEVAQVTTAVPMTKDLEIKVLAKIKELTSKAVELENIVDESIIGGFVLRIGDKQYNASVQNKLNKLKREFSLN, encoded by the coding sequence ATGGCAGGAACTAGAGCAGCAATACGTTACGCAAAGGCGGCACTTAGTTTAGCTAGCGATCAAAAAGCAGCCGAGGCTGTGAATAAAGATATGGTTGCTATTGCAAAGACCATTTCTGAAAATGATGAATTAGACCAAGTTTTTAAGAGCTCTGTCATCAAATCAGATGTAAAGAGTGCGGCATTAGCTAAGATTTTCCCAAAGCTTAATAAAATCAGTTTAGGATTATTTGATGTTTTAGTATCAAATAAAAGAATTGACCTTATAGGAAGTGTTGCTGAAAAATATACCGTATTATTTGATGAGCTTAACGGTAAAGAAGTGGCTCAGGTTACTACTGCGGTTCCTATGACCAAAGATCTTGAAATTAAGGTTTTAGCTAAAATTAAGGAACTTACAAGTAAAGCCGTAGAGCTAGAAAACATCGTAGACGAAAGCATTATTGGAGGCTTCGTTCTACGTATAGGAGACAAGCAGTATAATGCTAGTGTCCAAAACAAATTAAACAAGTTAAAAAGAGAATTTTCATTAAACTAA
- the atpA gene encoding F0F1 ATP synthase subunit alpha, with translation MAEVKPAEVSAILKQQLAGFEATASLEEVGTVLTVGDGIVRAYGLSNAQYGELVEFEGGLEGIVLNLEEDNVGIVLLGASTGVKEGSTVKRTDKIASIDVGEGIVGRVVDTLGNPIDGKGAIVGDTYQMPLERKAPGVIYREPVTEPLQTGIKSIDAMIPVGRGQRELVIGDRQTGKTTVCIDTILNQKEFYDAGEPVYCIYVAVGQKASTVASIAKVLEERGALAYTTIVAANASDPAPMQVYAPMAGAAIGEYFRDTGRPALIIYDDLSKQAVAYREVSLLLRRPPGREAYPGDVFYLHSRLLERSAKVINDDNIAKEMNDLPDSLKPMVKGGGSLTALPIIETQAGDVSAYIPTNVISITDGQIFLDGDLFNSGVRPAINVGISVSRVGGNAQIKSMKKVSGTLKLDQAQFRELEAFAKFGSDLDAVTLNVIEKGKRNVEILKQAQNDPFTVEDQVAIIYAGSKNLLKDVPVDKVKEFERDFIEFLNAKHRGVLDTLKAGKLTDEVTDTLTSVCKDLAGKYKA, from the coding sequence ATGGCAGAAGTAAAACCAGCTGAAGTATCAGCAATCTTAAAGCAACAACTAGCAGGATTTGAGGCGACTGCTTCGTTAGAAGAAGTAGGAACTGTGTTAACTGTTGGTGATGGTATTGTACGTGCATACGGATTATCTAACGCACAGTATGGTGAGTTAGTGGAGTTTGAAGGCGGACTAGAAGGTATTGTACTTAACCTTGAAGAAGATAATGTTGGTATCGTATTATTAGGTGCTTCAACAGGAGTAAAGGAAGGGTCTACTGTGAAACGTACTGATAAAATTGCTTCCATAGATGTTGGAGAAGGCATTGTTGGTCGTGTAGTTGATACATTAGGAAATCCTATCGATGGTAAAGGAGCCATTGTTGGTGATACTTATCAAATGCCACTAGAGCGTAAAGCTCCTGGGGTTATTTACAGAGAACCAGTAACAGAACCATTACAAACTGGTATCAAATCTATTGATGCTATGATTCCTGTAGGTCGTGGTCAACGTGAGCTTGTAATTGGTGACCGTCAAACTGGTAAAACAACAGTTTGTATTGATACTATCTTAAATCAAAAAGAGTTTTACGATGCAGGTGAGCCTGTATATTGTATATATGTTGCTGTAGGTCAAAAAGCATCTACTGTAGCAAGTATAGCTAAAGTATTAGAAGAAAGAGGTGCTTTGGCTTATACAACTATTGTTGCAGCAAATGCATCAGATCCTGCGCCAATGCAGGTATATGCTCCTATGGCAGGTGCCGCTATTGGTGAGTATTTTAGAGATACTGGTCGACCAGCATTGATTATTTATGATGATTTATCTAAACAAGCAGTAGCATATCGTGAGGTATCTTTATTATTACGTCGTCCACCGGGACGTGAGGCGTATCCTGGAGACGTTTTCTACTTACACTCTAGATTATTAGAGCGTTCTGCAAAAGTTATCAATGATGATAATATTGCTAAAGAGATGAACGATTTACCAGACTCTTTGAAACCAATGGTAAAAGGAGGAGGTTCTTTAACGGCTCTACCAATTATTGAAACACAAGCAGGTGATGTATCAGCATATATTCCAACAAACGTAATTTCTATTACAGACGGGCAGATATTCTTAGATGGTGATTTATTTAACTCTGGTGTACGTCCAGCTATTAACGTAGGTATTTCTGTATCTCGTGTTGGTGGTAATGCTCAGATTAAATCAATGAAGAAAGTATCTGGTACTTTAAAATTAGATCAAGCGCAGTTCCGTGAGTTAGAAGCTTTTGCTAAGTTTGGATCAGATTTAGATGCTGTGACTTTAAATGTAATAGAAAAAGGTAAACGAAATGTTGAAATCTTAAAGCAAGCTCAAAACGACCCGTTTACTGTTGAGGATCAAGTTGCAATTATCTATGCAGGTTCTAAAAACTTATTAAAAGATGTACCTGTAGATAAAGTAAAAGAATTTGAAAGAGATTTCATAGAGTTCTTAAATGCTAAGCATAGAGGTGTTTTAGACACTTTAAAAGCAGGAAAATTAACTGATGAGGTTACAGATACCTTAACCAGTGTTTGTAAGGACTTAGCAGGTAAGTACAAAGCGTAA
- the atpG gene encoding ATP synthase F1 subunit gamma: MANLKEIRNRISSVSSTMQITSAMKMVSAAKLKKAQDAITAMRPYSDKLTELLQSLSASLDADSGSMFSEQREVKKVLIVAITSNRGLCGAFNSNIIKEVTRLANETYANQEVSYLAVGKKSNDAFKKTGQIIANHSDVFDDLTFDNVADIAQDLMNKFVEGEFDKIELVYNRFKNAATQLVTTEQFLPIVPVEGESSVSGDYIFEPSKVEIVEQLIPKSLKTQMYKAVRDSFASEHGARMTAMHKATDNATELRDQLKLTYNKARQAAITNEILEIVGGAEALNN; this comes from the coding sequence ATGGCGAATTTAAAAGAAATACGTAACAGAATATCATCGGTGTCTTCAACCATGCAGATAACCAGTGCCATGAAAATGGTATCTGCTGCAAAGTTAAAGAAAGCACAAGATGCTATTACTGCTATGCGTCCTTATTCAGATAAATTAACAGAGCTTTTACAAAGTTTAAGCGCAAGTTTAGATGCTGATTCAGGAAGTATGTTTTCTGAGCAACGTGAAGTAAAGAAAGTGCTTATAGTAGCTATTACTTCTAATAGAGGTTTATGTGGTGCTTTTAACTCTAACATTATTAAAGAAGTAACTAGGTTAGCTAATGAAACTTATGCTAATCAAGAGGTTTCTTATTTGGCCGTTGGTAAAAAATCTAACGATGCGTTTAAGAAAACAGGTCAAATTATTGCAAATCATAGTGATGTTTTCGATGATTTAACGTTTGATAATGTTGCTGACATTGCTCAAGATTTAATGAATAAGTTTGTTGAAGGTGAGTTCGATAAAATCGAATTGGTTTATAACAGATTTAAAAATGCGGCCACGCAATTAGTAACAACCGAGCAGTTCTTGCCGATTGTACCTGTAGAAGGCGAATCGAGTGTTAGCGGAGATTATATCTTCGAACCTTCTAAAGTAGAGATTGTAGAACAGTTGATTCCAAAGTCTTTAAAAACGCAAATGTACAAAGCTGTAAGAGATTCGTTTGCTAGTGAACACGGTGCTCGTATGACAGCTATGCACAAAGCAACCGATAACGCAACCGAGTTAAGAGACCAGTTGAAATTAACTTACAACAAAGCACGTCAGGCTGCAATTACCAACGAAATTTTAGAGATTGTTGGTGGTGCGGAAGCATTAAACAATTAA
- a CDS encoding oligosaccharide flippase family protein — MSALKTLFKQTFIYGLATVLPRMLSFLLVPLYTTNGVLSSVSEYGEVSVIFSYFVLFNVVLAYGMETAFFRFFNKEDDKNSVIGTSAISLIISSIGFFIIALLCQEEIASLIHISAKYINLVIWILLLDALVIIPFAWLRATQRPMRYAVIKILNVVINLGLNLFFLLALKDLATPESIFKGIYRPNFEINYIFIANLVASAVTLLLMLPFYVKVNYEFNSELWKRMMKYALPVLIAGIAFSINETFDRILLDYLLPKDIAKTQIGMYSACYKLALFMTLFATAYRLGIEPFFFSHAKTENPQKNYARILEFFVALGAVILLGVVVFADILKPIIVRSEDYWEAMWVVPIILLANFCLGIYHNLSVWYKITDRTKFGAYISIIGAVVTLVINLGFIKSYGYKASAIATLVAYGIMMLLSYLLGRKYYPIPYNLKKIGLYLVLSILFSGLSFYQFRANYIVGISMLIVFLGVISFSERNQIKQLIKR, encoded by the coding sequence TTGAGCGCACTTAAAACATTATTCAAACAAACGTTTATATATGGTTTAGCCACTGTGCTTCCTAGAATGTTGAGTTTTTTATTGGTGCCACTATATACAACCAATGGCGTTTTATCTTCGGTATCCGAATATGGTGAAGTTTCAGTGATTTTTTCCTATTTTGTTTTGTTCAATGTTGTACTTGCTTATGGTATGGAAACCGCTTTTTTTAGGTTTTTTAATAAGGAAGATGATAAAAACAGTGTTATTGGTACTTCGGCGATTTCTTTGATTATTTCTTCAATAGGGTTTTTCATAATTGCTTTATTGTGTCAAGAAGAAATAGCTTCATTAATACATATATCTGCAAAATACATTAATCTAGTCATTTGGATTTTGTTGTTAGATGCTTTGGTTATTATTCCATTTGCTTGGTTAAGAGCAACGCAAAGACCAATGAGGTATGCGGTTATCAAAATATTGAATGTTGTCATTAATTTGGGTTTAAATCTATTCTTCCTTTTAGCTTTAAAAGACTTGGCAACTCCAGAATCTATCTTTAAAGGTATTTATAGACCTAACTTCGAAATCAATTACATCTTTATTGCGAATTTAGTTGCTAGTGCTGTTACGTTATTATTAATGTTACCGTTTTACGTGAAAGTGAACTACGAGTTTAATTCAGAATTGTGGAAACGAATGATGAAATATGCTTTACCTGTCCTAATTGCAGGTATAGCGTTTTCGATTAACGAAACTTTCGATAGAATCCTTTTGGACTATTTACTTCCAAAAGACATTGCAAAAACACAAATAGGGATGTATTCGGCATGTTATAAGCTGGCATTATTCATGACCCTTTTTGCTACAGCTTATAGATTGGGTATAGAACCCTTTTTCTTTAGCCACGCAAAAACTGAAAATCCGCAAAAAAACTACGCAAGGATATTAGAGTTCTTTGTAGCTCTAGGTGCTGTAATTTTATTGGGAGTTGTTGTTTTTGCAGATATTTTAAAACCCATTATTGTTAGAAGTGAGGATTATTGGGAAGCCATGTGGGTTGTACCAATTATCTTATTAGCTAATTTTTGTTTAGGCATTTATCATAATCTATCCGTTTGGTATAAAATTACAGATAGAACCAAATTTGGAGCTTATATTTCCATTATTGGAGCTGTAGTAACCCTTGTAATTAATTTAGGGTTCATAAAGTCTTACGGATACAAGGCTTCAGCCATTGCAACTTTGGTTGCATATGGAATTATGATGCTGTTGTCATACCTATTAGGGCGAAAATATTACCCTATTCCATATAATTTAAAAAAGATAGGATTATATCTGGTTTTATCGATTCTTTTTTCAGGACTTTCATTCTACCAATTTAGAGCCAATTATATAGTTGGTATTTCTATGTTAATTGTATTTTTGGGTGTTATCTCGTTTTCAGAAAGAAATCAGATTAAACAATTGATAAAAAGATAA
- the dut gene encoding dUTP diphosphatase: MKIKIINKSSHDLPHYETIASAGMDLRANIEDAITLKPLDRTIVKTGLFIELPIGYEAQVRPRSGLAAKKGITVLNAPGTVDADYRGEIGVILVNLSNDDFTIENGERIAQLVIAKHERAEWEEVDVLSSTDRGAGGFGSTGVK; this comes from the coding sequence ATGAAAATTAAAATAATAAATAAATCGAGTCACGATTTACCTCATTACGAAACCATTGCCTCGGCAGGAATGGATTTACGAGCAAATATTGAAGATGCTATTACGTTAAAACCTTTAGATAGAACAATTGTTAAGACAGGGCTGTTTATTGAATTACCAATTGGATATGAGGCTCAGGTGCGTCCCAGAAGTGGTTTAGCAGCCAAAAAAGGAATTACCGTACTCAATGCGCCCGGAACTGTAGATGCTGATTATAGAGGCGAAATAGGCGTTATTTTGGTAAACCTTTCTAATGATGACTTTACCATTGAAAATGGAGAGCGCATTGCGCAGTTGGTCATTGCTAAACACGAGCGTGCAGAATGGGAAGAAGTTGATGTACTGTCTTCTACAGATAGAGGAGCAGGTGGTTTTGGTAGTACAGGAGTGAAGTAA
- a CDS encoding GIY-YIG nuclease family protein — protein MKYWYVYIMTNKPNGVLYIGVTDNIDERVKEHKLKIYPKAFTVRYNCNKLVYFEEFENGNEAEVRERQFKKWKRNWKIELIEEMNPNWIDLSENWNLNFNRLRI, from the coding sequence ATGAAATACTGGTATGTCTATATCATGACAAATAAACCAAACGGTGTTTTATACATTGGAGTTACCGATAATATTGATGAACGTGTTAAAGAACATAAATTAAAAATATATCCAAAAGCATTTACAGTAAGATATAATTGTAATAAGTTGGTTTATTTTGAAGAGTTTGAAAACGGAAATGAAGCTGAAGTAAGGGAACGACAATTCAAAAAGTGGAAAAGAAATTGGAAGATAGAACTAATTGAAGAAATGAATCCTAATTGGATAGATTTATCCGAAAATTGGAATCTGAACTTTAATAGACTGAGAATATAA
- a CDS encoding sugar phosphate nucleotidyltransferase: MKIIVPMAGRGSRLRPHSLTVPKPLIPVAGQPIVHRLVKDIAKVLKQPIEEVAFVLGDPAWFGDDVVDSLKELAEGLGAKASIYRQDKPLGTGHAIMCAKPSLSGSAVIAYADTLIRAEFDLDSKADSVIWTKQVDNPEAYGVVKLNDDNEIVELVEKPETFVSDQAVIGIYYFKDVAVLKNKLQEVLDENIMNGGEYQINDGIKRMMAAGKIFKTGTVDEWMDCGNKAITVETNGRMLDFLKADGEEQLVASSATIENAQIIEPCFIGEGVVLKNTTVGPHVSVGNGTIIEDSTVKNSLIQTNTLIKNANLDNAMIGNNVKYDGNFTSISIGDYSVLE; the protein is encoded by the coding sequence ATGAAAATAATAGTACCTATGGCGGGCAGAGGTTCCCGATTAAGACCTCATAGTTTAACCGTACCAAAACCATTAATTCCAGTTGCGGGTCAACCTATTGTACATCGTTTAGTAAAAGACATCGCTAAAGTTCTAAAGCAACCCATAGAGGAGGTTGCTTTTGTATTAGGAGACCCTGCTTGGTTTGGAGACGATGTTGTTGATAGTTTAAAAGAACTAGCTGAAGGTTTAGGTGCCAAAGCATCTATTTACAGACAGGATAAACCTCTTGGAACAGGTCATGCTATCATGTGTGCTAAACCATCTTTATCGGGATCTGCAGTAATTGCTTATGCAGATACTTTAATTCGTGCTGAATTTGATTTGGATTCTAAAGCCGATAGTGTTATCTGGACCAAACAAGTTGATAACCCCGAGGCCTATGGTGTTGTAAAACTTAATGATGATAATGAAATAGTCGAATTGGTCGAAAAACCAGAGACTTTTGTTAGTGATCAAGCAGTAATAGGGATCTATTATTTTAAAGATGTTGCGGTACTCAAGAATAAACTACAGGAAGTACTCGACGAAAATATTATGAATGGTGGTGAGTACCAAATAAACGATGGCATTAAGCGCATGATGGCGGCCGGTAAAATATTCAAAACAGGAACAGTTGATGAATGGATGGACTGTGGAAACAAGGCCATTACAGTAGAAACCAACGGACGAATGTTAGACTTTTTGAAAGCCGATGGTGAAGAACAGCTAGTAGCCTCTTCTGCCACTATAGAAAATGCTCAAATCATAGAGCCCTGCTTTATAGGTGAAGGTGTGGTACTTAAAAACACCACTGTCGGGCCCCATGTTTCGGTTGGGAATGGCACTATTATTGAAGATTCAACTGTTAAAAACAGTTTAATCCAAACCAATACGTTAATTAAAAATGCTAATTTAGATAATGCCATGATTGGCAATAATGTAAAGTACGATGGTAACTTTACAAGTATTAGTATTGGCGATTATTCTGTTTTGGAATAG
- a CDS encoding lipopolysaccharide assembly protein LapB, translating to MKHSIYILVFFFGIVFIPWSTIAQVDFNKTPDDDLGDVEDKFQEHFYEAMKQKGIENFDRAIESLLKCVELNKDVPVLYFELGKSYVKLKNFGAAEDALKKAVSKDPDNEWFLDELYGYYMSQNEYDQAVKTIKQLVEYHPDYKEDLASLYFRMKKYNEALSLLDELDEKHGISVSRDLLRNKIYEVTGRKKDQIENLEQRVDSNPEKESNYLALIYRYSENNQKEKAFETAKELLKINPSSHKVHLALYKFYLEDNETEKAIESMKIVVKSSEIHPEAKLKVLTDFVSFVGENPQYEADLVEATTLVEKVNNSKTLIELGQYYLTKDNKPKALSNFESALKIEPNNFAVLKNVLLLYIDLNKFDLANKKSELAIENYPSQPLLYLVNGISFNQLNKPQKAVDTLEIGLDYIIDDAKLESEFYNQISKAYLLLNNTEKAKTFSDKAKQLQNTN from the coding sequence ATGAAGCATAGCATTTATATATTAGTTTTCTTTTTTGGAATAGTTTTTATTCCCTGGTCGACTATTGCCCAAGTAGATTTTAATAAAACACCCGATGATGATTTAGGCGATGTTGAAGATAAATTTCAGGAGCATTTCTATGAGGCCATGAAACAAAAAGGGATTGAAAACTTCGATAGAGCCATAGAGTCCCTTTTAAAATGTGTTGAATTAAATAAAGATGTCCCTGTTTTATATTTCGAATTGGGTAAAAGCTATGTTAAACTAAAAAATTTTGGTGCTGCTGAAGATGCCTTGAAAAAGGCGGTAAGCAAAGACCCCGATAATGAGTGGTTTTTAGATGAGTTATACGGGTATTACATGTCACAAAATGAGTATGACCAAGCGGTTAAAACTATAAAACAACTTGTAGAGTATCACCCAGATTATAAAGAAGATTTGGCTTCTCTTTATTTCAGAATGAAAAAGTACAATGAGGCCTTAAGTCTCTTAGATGAATTGGATGAGAAACATGGTATTTCAGTATCGAGAGACTTACTAAGAAATAAGATTTATGAAGTCACCGGACGCAAAAAAGACCAGATTGAAAATCTAGAACAACGTGTTGACAGTAACCCAGAGAAAGAATCTAATTACTTGGCGCTTATTTATCGATACAGTGAGAATAACCAAAAAGAAAAAGCGTTCGAAACTGCTAAGGAGCTTTTAAAAATAAACCCAAGTTCCCATAAAGTACATTTAGCTTTATATAAGTTTTATTTGGAAGATAATGAAACAGAGAAAGCTATAGAATCTATGAAGATTGTGGTGAAGAGTAGTGAGATACACCCAGAAGCAAAACTTAAAGTGCTAACAGATTTTGTGTCCTTTGTTGGTGAAAATCCCCAGTATGAAGCCGATTTAGTAGAAGCTACCACCTTAGTAGAAAAGGTTAACAACAGCAAGACTCTTATTGAGTTGGGACAATACTATCTCACCAAGGATAATAAGCCTAAAGCTTTAAGTAATTTCGAATCGGCTTTAAAAATTGAACCTAATAATTTTGCTGTTTTAAAAAATGTCTTGCTCTTGTATATAGACTTAAATAAATTTGATTTAGCTAATAAAAAAAGTGAATTGGCTATAGAAAATTACCCATCGCAACCACTATTGTACTTAGTTAATGGCATTTCGTTTAATCAACTAAATAAACCGCAAAAGGCTGTAGATACTTTAGAAATAGGACTGGATTATATAATAGACGATGCGAAATTAGAATCTGAATTTTACAACCAAATAAGCAAAGCCTATCTGCTTTTAAACAATACAGAAAAAGCTAAAACGTTTAGTGATAAAGCAAAACAATTACAAAACACAAATTAA
- a CDS encoding DUF4292 domain-containing protein, translating to MQLRTQILLVISAVLLFNCKSAKTVAGGDANFNLSSRQLIKENSKRSPVYQTLKSTVKITYDDGKKVHSHSVSFRGKRDEVLWMSAAFSVVKALITPKKVCFYNKLDKTYFEGDYDYLSNLLGTQLDFQKVQNLLMGETIFNLKDDHYKVSVDSGSYILQPKKQRELFEIFFLLDPSIFKVKSQQITQPKELRHLQIDYLSHQEVSNQILPEKVKVIAVENNEELIIGLEFKNVSLNEELRFPFKIPSGYKEIKL from the coding sequence ATGCAATTACGAACCCAAATCTTACTAGTAATTAGCGCCGTTTTACTTTTTAATTGTAAATCGGCTAAAACCGTGGCGGGAGGTGATGCTAATTTTAATTTGTCCTCTAGGCAATTAATAAAAGAGAATTCCAAAAGAAGCCCAGTTTACCAAACATTAAAATCTACTGTTAAGATTACTTACGATGATGGTAAAAAAGTACATTCCCATTCCGTTAGTTTTAGGGGAAAAAGAGATGAAGTACTTTGGATGAGTGCTGCCTTTTCTGTTGTAAAAGCACTTATTACACCAAAAAAAGTGTGTTTCTACAACAAACTCGATAAAACCTATTTTGAAGGTGATTACGATTATTTAAGTAACCTTCTAGGAACGCAATTAGACTTTCAAAAAGTTCAGAATTTATTAATGGGCGAGACCATTTTCAATCTAAAAGATGACCATTATAAAGTCTCGGTAGACAGTGGTTCTTATATTCTTCAACCAAAAAAGCAACGGGAGCTTTTTGAGATATTTTTTCTCTTAGACCCTTCTATTTTTAAGGTAAAATCGCAGCAAATAACACAGCCTAAAGAATTAAGGCATTTACAGATAGATTATTTGTCTCACCAAGAGGTGAGCAATCAAATTCTTCCCGAAAAGGTTAAAGTAATTGCTGTTGAAAACAACGAAGAACTCATTATCGGTCTAGAATTTAAGAACGTATCTTTAAATGAGGAATTACGTTTCCCTTTTAAGATTCCGTCTGGTTACAAAGAGATTAAACTTTAA
- a CDS encoding murein hydrolase activator EnvC: MARPLNSYKTFLFLIVLLTGCLTFAQNGNKRKELETRRLELRREIKKITELRAQNRSKEKSELSQIEEYNYKISVLDNLIKVTNQQANYINREINSNQKKITDLRSELKQLKEDYAAMVVKSYKSKNQHSRIMFLLSSEDFKQAYKRLEYIKQYANHQKQQGEAIKAKTLELQELNKNLLKQQEEKKELIAENRVTQKSLQEERKLHENLMKSIRSNLSKYTNQIRDKQREAARIDREIDRIIKAAIASSNKAAGKSATSTSFALTPAEKVLASNFVANKGRLPWPVERGRVSRRYGSQPSQIDRTLTINSSGVGISTNKGAQVFSVFNGEVSSIIKVKNSRPMVAIRHGNYLTIYQNLSKIFVKKGDKVKTRQAIGEVYTNPSDGETVLTFVISKGLNRENPANWIDKM; encoded by the coding sequence ATGGCAAGACCACTTAATTCATATAAAACATTTCTGTTTCTAATAGTTCTATTAACGGGTTGCTTAACTTTTGCCCAAAATGGTAACAAACGAAAGGAGCTAGAAACAAGGCGACTGGAACTTCGCAGAGAGATTAAAAAGATTACAGAACTTAGAGCTCAGAATAGGTCTAAAGAAAAATCTGAGTTATCTCAAATTGAAGAATACAATTATAAAATTAGTGTTTTAGATAACCTCATTAAGGTTACCAATCAACAGGCTAACTATATTAATCGTGAAATTAATTCTAACCAAAAGAAAATAACCGATTTAAGAAGCGAATTAAAACAGCTTAAGGAAGATTATGCCGCAATGGTAGTAAAGTCATACAAAAGCAAGAATCAGCACAGTAGAATCATGTTTTTGCTGTCTTCTGAAGACTTTAAACAAGCCTATAAGCGACTTGAGTATATTAAGCAGTATGCAAACCATCAAAAACAGCAAGGCGAAGCCATAAAAGCCAAAACTTTAGAATTACAGGAACTAAATAAAAATCTTTTAAAACAACAAGAAGAAAAAAAGGAACTCATTGCCGAAAACAGAGTAACACAGAAATCGTTACAAGAAGAGCGTAAGTTGCATGAAAATCTAATGAAATCCATTAGGAGCAATTTATCTAAATACACCAATCAAATAAGAGATAAGCAACGAGAAGCTGCGCGAATAGACAGAGAAATAGATAGAATTATAAAAGCGGCGATTGCCAGTTCCAATAAAGCTGCTGGAAAATCGGCCACATCAACAAGTTTTGCTTTAACACCAGCTGAAAAAGTTTTAGCCTCTAATTTTGTAGCAAACAAAGGCAGATTACCTTGGCCTGTTGAACGAGGCAGAGTAAGTAGGAGATATGGAAGTCAGCCATCTCAAATAGATAGAACTCTAACGATTAATAGTAGTGGCGTTGGTATATCTACTAATAAAGGTGCTCAGGTATTTTCGGTGTTTAACGGGGAAGTGAGCAGTATTATCAAAGTTAAAAATTCTAGGCCTATGGTGGCAATTCGTCATGGAAATTACCTCACCATTTACCAAAACCTTTCTAAGATTTTCGTTAAAAAAGGCGATAAAGTAAAAACTCGTCAAGCTATTGGTGAGGTTTATACCAATCCATCAGATGGAGAAACCGTTTTAACTTTTGTGATTTCAAAAGGATTGAACAGAGAAAATCCCGCTAACTGGATTGATAAAATGTGA